Sequence from the Nymphaea colorata isolate Beijing-Zhang1983 chromosome 9, ASM883128v2, whole genome shotgun sequence genome:
TTTGTTTGATCACCGATTGAAAAATCACAGCATGAGGTCCACGATGGTGATTTCTCAACCTGCAATTTTTGGTTTGAAAGGTATTTACCATTTACTTTGTCGCCTATTTGCATTCTTGATACTCAAGTACCAAGATACAAGTGCTTATACCTTTAACACTTCAGAGATACTTTATTTTGAATGTCAGGTGTGGGGAACATGGTTGTAAATGGTGTTCAAGCTCATCCTTTACAAAAATGTTTACCAAGTTTGAATTCATGATAAAAAGCTACACAAAATGAGCTCGAGCAAGCTCAGTATATTTTGTAAAGGCTAAGGAATAACATAACATGAACCCTGACTTCCTCAGCCTACTAAGCCAGCGTGTAATAATATTATTTATAAAAGTACATGCATAATTCCAAGTAGAAcaataagattttgaattctCAACTAACTAGCACTCATTAGAAAAAATTACTATTCGTGAAGCAAACACTTTGCCTCCTGTATTAGTCATAtaaatgcatatacatatatttgataaTTTATTGTTACTTGCTAACTGATGGGCCTATATGGGCCAAACTGGGTGAACACCAGCTTGGTTAGGATTGTGCAGTCCCTAAAAAGTgtcattttaaagaaaatgtcagcaatCTTCCCtcttataaactttaattttgataaaatgaaagattCTCGTGCCTCCTAGTTGTGTACTCACATTCAGATAGTTCTATTTTCCATAATATGCTTATGTCATGTGTGATACAAACATTTGTTCCATGTGTGCTGCACAAGTGTGTGGGAGGAATGTATTAAGGAAACATAGAAATTCATAGAAACATGAGAGTAGGTACCACTACAACAAGCTACCATGTAAAGATATAggcattttttatgtttgaaatacCTTCTGCTTCAAATATGATACAGCTTCACGCCCAGAGGTgaaatcagaaaagaaagaagatgcaTGTGCCTGCGCAAGTACTTTAAGATCTTTAACCTTCATTGCGTTCCCAGGAACCTGCAATGGAGCCATAAGATGAGTGAAAATGGGGTAAGAAGCTATCAAATGGATGGCTAAAGATTAGCACTTTTTTCTAATCACCTGAGATAATATCACTTTACACAGCTTTTTTAGCTTGGGCTTTGGTTCCTGTCCTGTTTCAATAGTCTCAACCTTTCGCTTTCGTGAACCACCATTATCAGCAACATCCCTATCATCTTTGCCCCTGAGCTTCCGTGAACCACCACAGTCAATGACATCCTCATCATCAGTATCATCGAAAGAGGTCTTCTTCCCCTTCCAGTAGCTTCCAGCAATCTTCTTAGGTTGACTTTTTATGCCAAGGCCCTGCTTTCCTGAGGTGGCCTTATCCtgcacaaagaaagagaaaagtgacGACATTGTAACTGAAAATCAGAACAAAGAATAATGTGAGGACCAATATAGGATCTGAAttggaaaaatacaaaatggaAAGCTAAAAAGTAACATAAAATCTACATATCGCAAGTCATACACAATCAGAATGAGACATGCTAAGTCAAATGAACTCCCCTAAAGGGCTGCACCTAAGTCATCATATCTCAGGTGTAAGTGCTGATGCAGCAATGGAGGGGCAAAATTATCAGACAAACCAAGTAGGCTGCAGCCACACCTGACTATTTTTGTCCAACTAAGTGCACACCTGCCTCCAGCCAACATCCCACAGGATGCAGCCACAACTGGTCAGGTGCACATCGAGACTCGAACATTTCCCTTTCTATTTTAACAAgtaattagaaaaaaaaggtttaagAACAACCATTCCCTCCTCACCTTCATTGGTCTGCAAATGTCATTAGATGCAACAGACATGGCCATGGTTAGGCCTGCTTATAATTAATAGGAATCTATCCATCTACCTGACATCCATGAATCTGTTCTTTATGTGGATTTCTAAGATTATTTtgattaaaaacttaaaataaatcTGCTTTATGTAGTCTGTTTCAAAGCTTATTTTGATTAAAAGCATAAAATTATGTCTGGTTGTGACACGTTTTACTGTTTGTTGACTTtcgatatttatatatatggtGCTGCACCCATACCCCACACCTATGAGATATAGGAAGCATGAAACAGACAAGAAAAGCGATTACCTGAACAAGTTTGTAAAGGTTTTCCTGGTCTTGCTCAGCAAAAGCAGCTATTTGAATTGGTTTGGCAGATGAACACTCAGATTTCCTGGAAGCCAGAGCCTTCTCCCTGGCAGATCTTGTTCCAAGGAGACCTCCCCATACAAAACCGTTCCTGTGTCCCCACCAATCCAAAGGAACATCTTTCTTCACAGTTTCTGCCAAAACATGTAAGAAGCATCACTAtatcaataataataaaaataaaaaaaataaaaaaacttatgCAAACTTGCATCTAGTGATATATAAGGAAATTTCAGCCAAACTTGTCCATGACAGAGGATATACTTCTGAAAAATGAATGCCTAGTTGCGATAACAGAAGCAGAAGCAAATCTAGTAACTGTTGCAGAGTACAAAATAGCAAATATTGAGAACTTAAGCCGTTAATTTTTCCTATTACTTAAGCATAAGTATCATCCTCCGTAACGATCTCATAATAAATGAAGCAAGTCATATACTGAAGAATATAGAAGTAGGAAGATAGAGCAGCAGCTAAGTCATCAGACGGATGCAAACGGCAAATAAAGGATCAAAGGAAACACCACCAGAAAACAAACAGTTAGGAAGCACAAGAAGCTAGACTGAAGTGATGCAGACATATAACACAGTAGAAGCACATGGGGCAATCTCGGAAGCAATAAGAAAGAGCTCAACTTTCATAAAATAGTGAAAGATAGCATGATCCATGCAAACGAAATGCAAGCCGACAACCCTTGAAAGAAATTTCTTTTCCCGAAAAAAGTGTACCAGCATAAAGACATGGCAACTCAACATAACAGACCATTCTTAATAAAAAGTGATAAGTTACGTATATGCTGAAACatttaacaaacaaaataacaaggTAAAATATCATCCTAACGAGCCCAAGCACAGGTATCCCTATCAAATGAAAACCCTTGAAGAATTCCAACTCAACACCAACCATCAACCAAAGTTACTGGCAGACATAAGGCAATTAacaatttgattgttgttgttTGTGCAGAATGATTTTCTTGATGACCACACAATGCAGCAAATACTTGTCCCTCAACTGCTGGAATTTTACTACCAATGCAAGTTCAGGTCGCAACCACAGCAAAAACCAATTCATACACACTACAAGTCTAccaaaataacaacaataagccTCGGAAGAAGCAAAAAACCAACGGGGGCTGTAAACAGAAAAATTATAGAGAAGAAATTGCTGAACACCTTCAAGAAGGCCGCGTCTGGTGGGACAGAAGCTCAATCCAATAGTAAAACATGGTTGACTCAGAAATTTTAGGAGTTACCTTCTGCATGGTAAACAAGAACCTCTGACACACTTAACGGCTTCTCATCATGCAATGCCTCCTCACTAGGTTTGTTTGTGCTGCCCTAAATTTACAAACAAAGCAGTTTCATGTAAGAAACATAATTCAGAAACAGAATGATTAACAAgcattacaaatttacaaccaAAGCCAAAGTTAGCCAAATGATTCAACCTAATTTCAACTCAACAATCTTCTTAAACAAGCATCTATTGCTCAAGTAGCTCAAAGCAGCATCAGAATCAATACCAGCAGGCAAAACAAAGAAGGGAACAGAAGGAAGCCTGGGTCAATCTATGAAAATGTGATCCTCTTAACCAACGAGGAAAAAAGATCAACAGCTGAGGTCTCTAAAGGAGATGAAGTTCCATACCATAAGATAAGATAGGTGATAGACCCTCAAAGACAGGAAAGATGTGGAACCTAATGTTctcaaaagaaaggaattaaaTAATGTGGTTGATGTGTCACCACACTGTACAACTGAACACAACAAAACATAGACTATACTAGACATGCAAACCTATCAAGCATAGGCAATGGTTCCTATGATCACGTGATCTTGAATCTTCTTTGGAGCCTAATATTCTcaagataacaaataaaaataaataaataaagggtGATGAGGCTGGTGCCTCACTATACAATTATACACAACAAAGACATCCCATGAAACAAAATTCCTTGTGGCAGTAGCATTTTTAGTAGAAACATCAATTCATCACATATAAGTCCCCCAACTACTCTATGGAATATGTGGGAAAAAATGTACTCTTGATGTGTAGTGTGCCAAAAAGAAAGTGTTAGATTATGTGTGTTAAACCAGTATGATGAAATCAAGATGAATAAAGAGAGTCTTGATTGGATAAACCTCTCGAAGAAACTTTGTCAgtttatcataaaaaaacaatCAGAACCCTTTCCAAGATATGCACACAAATTTGAAACCACACAGCCgaagaaaacaataaatgaaGAGATCCACTCTTTTACTTTCAAAAGTATATAGGGGGacaaaatccaagaagaaagtcttcagtaaaagaaaacattttaaaaatacaaaacttGAAGCGGCATGAAAAACTTGAAGCGGCAGAATTAGGGTGGGAAGCAGGATACAAGAACACGAAAGCAGGCACATTTGACAATCTCTTCTCATGCCACCACCTCTCTGTTTTCATATCTTCAGCACAAGTTCATCCTTAGCTTTCAGTGTTTCACTGGATTAAACTTTTGTGCATCTTTCATCAATAAACCCTAAAGTCCAGATCTTCAACCTAAAGTAAAACCCTAATCCTTGTTCTTTTGCAGTTCCTGCAGCACATAGTACATTTTTCCAGGGGAGAGAAGTAAAGAAAGGCATTCCAACCTTAAACTATCTCAAACATGTACTTTGAACTACATACAATTTTACAGTACATCTGAAAAGAGACCTACCCAGAAACAGAGAGGACAAAAGATGTCAAGAAAATTACCAGAATCTCTTGAAGGTCTTTCTCTGAGTATGAATTCACTAGCTTCCCCTTCTCCCTTCTCTTgtatctaaaagaaaaagaagcaagcttgttgtttcattaactaaatgacatgatatttgaaaattattttccaaGAAACAAAGTAACTAATAATCAAACCAACCTTCCTTGTGGTCTAGTTGATTTTGATGCAGGGGTCTCTTCCGATTTACAACTGCTTGCATTATCTCGATTTTTTCCTGTTCATCCACAAATTTAAATACTTTGAAGGTTGAACCTTAATTCACCACAGAAATCAAGACACGCTGAACAGATATAACACTTACCAGTGTCCTCATCTTCTGGTattttctgccaatcagaa
This genomic interval carries:
- the LOC116259785 gene encoding G-patch domain-containing protein 1 gives rise to the protein MAAPEAPLCYVGVLRDSAAFRLMKQMGWEEGEGLGKEKQGIKGHIKVSKKQDTTGIGLDKAADKWQFDTSTFDEILKRLAVKIPEDEDTGKNRDNASSCKSEETPASKSTRPQGRYKRREKGKLVNSYSEKDLQEILGSTNKPSEEALHDEKPLSVSEVLVYHAEETVKKDVPLDWWGHRNGFVWGGLLGTRSAREKALASRKSECSSAKPIQIAAFAEQDQENLYKLVQDKATSGKQGLGIKSQPKKIAGSYWKGKKTSFDDTDDEDVIDCGGSRKLRGKDDRDVADNGGSRKRKVETIETGQEPKPKLKKLCKVILSQVPGNAMKVKDLKVLAQAHASSFFSDFTSGREAVSYLKQKLGSSRKFKVDGKIVSLT